CCCCGTTTTCTTCAGCCCTGCCTTTTATCGTCCCATTGGGCGGGACGGTGGTCTGCTGCTGCTGCTGCTACGTCTGGATGATTGGGCTTGACGAATGGACCGAATAAAATCCTGGTCTGGACTTGTCTTCGTTTCAGAATAGTCAAAACCTTCCAGTTTACGACGTTCGAGCTTTTTGCCCATGGTGCGTTCAATGGTCCTGACCATGGCTTCATCACTCGATGTGACCAGAGTCAGTGCATCACCGGTTTGGGCGGCACGTCCGGTGCGTCCGATCCGATGAGTGTAGGCATCAGCCGTGTCTGGAATGTCATAGTTGATCACCCGTGAGACACCGGTTACGTCAATCCCTCGGGCGGCGATATCGGTTGCCACCAGAATCTGGTGACGTCCGGTTCGGAACCCATCCAGCGCTGCCTGACGCTGGTTTTGAGACAAATTCCCTTGCAGCGAGGCTGACCCATACCCTGATTTTCGGAGCTGTTCGTCAAGTCGCCTGGCCCGGTGCTTGGTTTTGGTAAAAACCAGGACCGACCCTTCACGGTTTTGTCGCAGCAATTCCATCAGCAGTGGTGTTTTGAGATCAGAATTGACCGGATAAATCGCGTGAGAAACAGTGGATGCCGGTTCGATTTTCCCGATCTGAATGTTTTTTGGGGATTGTAAAATTTCGGTTGCCAACCCTTTGATGGCATCCGGCATAGTCGCTGAAAATAACAGCGTTTGACGATTTTTCGGTAACGTCTTCAGGATCTGACGAATTGGAATAATAAACCCCATATCAAACATATGGTCGGCTTCGTCGAGAACCAGCACTTCAAGATGTGATAAATCAATCGTGCCCTGGCTGATATGGTCAAGCAACCGGCCTGGGCAGGCAACCACAACTTCAGTGTGTTTGCGTAACTTTTCCACCTGGGGACGCATCGCGACCCCGCCGTAGACAGCAGTGCTTCGAATGCCGGTTTGTCGGCCCAGACTCACAATCGTCGTGTGAATCTGTTCGGAAAGTTCACGTGTTGGAGCAATAATCAGCGCCCGAACAACTCCACGCTGGCCTGTCATCAGGCGGTGAAGAATGGGCAATGCGTACGCTGCGGTTTTCCCCGTTCCAGTCTGAGCCAGTCCTAAAACATCCTGGCCTTGCAGAATTACTGGAATTGACTGGCGTTGAATCGGGGTAGGAATGGTAAAACCCTGGGC
This genomic window from Acidobacteriota bacterium contains:
- a CDS encoding DEAD/DEAH box helicase; the encoded protein is MTFDLFQLHPRVLSGVKAQGFTIPTPIQRQSIPVILQGQDVLGLAQTGTGKTAAYALPILHRLMTGQRGVVRALIIAPTRELSEQIHTTIVSLGRQTGIRSTAVYGGVAMRPQVEKLRKHTEVVVACPGRLLDHISQGTIDLSHLEVLVLDEADHMFDMGFIIPIRQILKTLPKNRQTLLFSATMPDAIKGLATEILQSPKNIQIGKIEPASTVSHAIYPVNSDLKTPLLMELLRQNREGSVLVFTKTKHRARRLDEQLRKSGYGSASLQGNLSQNQRQAALDGFRTGRHQILVATDIAARGIDVTGVSRVINYDIPDTADAYTHRIGRTGRAAQTGDALTLVTSSDEAMVRTIERTMGKKLERRKLEGFDYSETKTSPDQDFIRSIRQAQSSRRSSSSSRPPSRPMGR